tacgagataacaacaaagagaatccaatcaaaaatctgacatcttaataccgtcaaacctggccggctgttaacagttgTTTGCGCGAGACCATCTTTTTTGAATTCACCTTGTTTCGttgaaatgaattttcataGATATGTCCAATAACAAAATTACATATACGAGCATCTGCAGCTTTTACGTTACGATTTGTACTGATTGTCACATGAAAGCATCCATCGCGAAGTGTTAACACCAAATGTCATCAtttgttttctcttttcttcTGCCATTAAAAAAGAAGCGACGTGTTTGCTTAAATTTGCTGTAAATTCGTCAATTGCCCCGAAACACGTCTAATAGTTAAGATGATGAACTCGCCACCAGTTTTTATAGATCTATCCATGGACGAGCAGGTACGTATCAAGTGGCTTTTATTAATCCATAgggataaaaatttgcattcgcAACTTCGATTTGAGGTTATGTTTGTATATGTGTTCTGGTTCTAAACCCATTTTaatattgtttttctttgtaATAGGTCCAGGAattgagaaaatattttaagaatttgGGTGCCGAAATCTCCTCGGAAAAGTCCAGTAAAGGCGTGGAAGATGATTTGCATAAAATTATTGGAGTTTGTGATGTTTGCTTTAAAGATGGGGAGCCAGCCCAAATTGACTGCATACTCAACAGTATAGTATCCATTATGATTACGGTAATTACTTTGTAAAACTTCTTAAAAGGCGGCATAAGGTTGATATCTTGTTCTATATATATACCCCACAGATTTCTTTGGACCGCGGAGAAAACATCATCTTGGCTTACTGTGAAAAGATGACAAAGGCACCCAATGTACCATTGACGAAAGTGTGTTTACAGTCACTTTGGCGTCTCTTCAATAATCTCGATACTGCCTCTCCTTTGCGTTATCATGTTTACTATCATTTGGTACAGGTGGCTAAACAGTGTGACCAAGTCATGGAAGTTTTTACTGGTGTTGACCAGGTCAAATCACAATTTGCCAACTGTCCACCCTCGGCCGAACAAATGCAAAAACTGTATCGACTTTTACATGATGTTACTAAAGACACCAACCTGGAAGTATCCGCCAAGGTAATGATTGAATTGTTGGGAACATATACATCGGACAATGCTTGTGTTGCTCGCGAGGATGCCATGAAATGCATAGTAACTGCATTGGCCGATCCCAACACATTCCTTTTGGATCCTTTGTTGGCCCTGAAACCCGTTCGCTTCTTAGAAGGTGACTTGATACATGATTTGCTATCAATTTTTGTATCCGAAAAGCTACCGGCATATGTACAATTCTACGAGGACCATAAGGAATTTGTCACTTCACAAGGCCTCAACCATGAACAGAATATGAAGAAGATGCGCTTGCTCACCTTCATGCAGTTGGCAGAAAGCAATCCCGAAATGAGTTTTGAAACCCTCACCAAGGAGTTGCAAATAACCGAAGACGAAGTCGAACCATTTGTCATTGAAGTTCTTAAAACTAAATTGGTACGGGCTCGCCTCGATCAAGCTAATCGTAAGGTCCACATTTCTTCCACCATGCACCGTACTTTTGGTGCACCCCAATGGGAACAGTTAAGAGATTTGCTGCATGCTTGGAAAGAGAACTTGAGTTCTGTTCGTGAAGGATTAAATCAAGTATCTACGGTACAATTGGATTTAGCTAGAAGCCAGAAATTGGTTCATTAGATTGCAACAGATCAGAGATCAAGTAACACAACAAACtacgtttaattttttatgacgTCTATGTATttaataaaaaggatataaatatAAACTGTATCCCCTTAATTGGGGCTACAATGAAATactaatatataatttaattttactttttaactTAAAGTCTATGAGATTTTTTATGGAATTAAATGTTAGTGTAGTCAATTAGCTCAAAGTTCTTCATGAACTTTCATGTGTTGACGTTCCTTTTCCTTTGGGTATGCCCAAAAATAGGAGGGAAACCCTTTAACATCACGTTCCCTTTTAACAAAGGCTGAATAGGATGATATGCAGTTGCCTATGAAATGATTAGACATGCCCAAAATTGCCAAATCAAGATGTGGATTATCGTCCGGCAGGCGAAAAGCTGAGATATTCATACGTTGAAGAGCACTATTTAATTCTGCTATCATATGATTGGCATCCGAAGCAACAAATATGGAACGAATCTCATTCTTTGGATGATCTTGCTTGACGTTCTTTATCAAACGTTTGATTTGACGTATTATCAATTCCTtggatggcatgcaaagctctGGGTACAAATTACCCTTCTCATTGGTGTAGCCCAAGCATTGCGGTGAAGCAAACAATTGTTGGCTATCTCGTATGTGATCACATGCTCTTACCCAATCGATGCCATTACGTAGATGTAT
The genomic region above belongs to Stomoxys calcitrans chromosome 5, idStoCalc2.1, whole genome shotgun sequence and contains:
- the LOC106080936 gene encoding eukaryotic translation initiation factor 3 subunit M, whose amino-acid sequence is MMNSPPVFIDLSMDEQVQELRKYFKNLGAEISSEKSSKGVEDDLHKIIGVCDVCFKDGEPAQIDCILNSIVSIMITISLDRGENIILAYCEKMTKAPNVPLTKVCLQSLWRLFNNLDTASPLRYHVYYHLVQVAKQCDQVMEVFTGVDQVKSQFANCPPSAEQMQKLYRLLHDVTKDTNLEVSAKVMIELLGTYTSDNACVAREDAMKCIVTALADPNTFLLDPLLALKPVRFLEGDLIHDLLSIFVSEKLPAYVQFYEDHKEFVTSQGLNHEQNMKKMRLLTFMQLAESNPEMSFETLTKELQITEDEVEPFVIEVLKTKLVRARLDQANRKVHISSTMHRTFGAPQWEQLRDLLHAWKENLSSVREGLNQVSTVQLDLARSQKLVH